The following proteins come from a genomic window of Sphaerisporangium rubeum:
- a CDS encoding ABC transporter permease has translation MTMAWRAGWSRGMIELRQSFTNAADLFNHFFWPVVMLVTLFFMRGSTFGQTGLGLATLAMPSILGMNAAMAMTMMSQHLTADREDGTLLRAKATPDGMTGYLVGKIISVSLGLVADLTLLLVPGLLLVPGLRIGDLASWLTLAWVLALGLVATLPLGAVLGSVFASVRSQGLLTLPVLGLIAISGIFYPITALPQWLQWIAQTFPMYWLGLGMRSALLPADAVAIEVGQSWRHLETIAVLGTWAVIGLLLAPVVLRRMARRESGSRVAERREKALQRIG, from the coding sequence ATGACCATGGCATGGCGGGCCGGCTGGTCCCGCGGCATGATCGAGCTGCGGCAGTCGTTCACCAACGCGGCCGACCTGTTCAACCACTTCTTCTGGCCCGTCGTGATGCTGGTGACCCTGTTCTTCATGCGCGGCTCCACCTTCGGCCAGACCGGTCTCGGGCTCGCCACCCTGGCCATGCCGAGCATCCTCGGCATGAACGCCGCCATGGCCATGACGATGATGAGCCAGCACCTCACCGCCGACCGTGAGGACGGCACGCTGCTCCGCGCCAAGGCGACACCGGACGGCATGACCGGCTACCTCGTCGGCAAGATCATCTCAGTGTCCCTCGGCCTGGTCGCCGACCTCACGTTGCTCCTCGTCCCCGGCCTGCTCCTCGTCCCCGGACTCAGGATCGGCGACCTCGCCTCCTGGCTGACCCTGGCCTGGGTCCTGGCCCTCGGCCTGGTCGCCACCCTGCCGCTCGGCGCCGTGCTCGGCTCGGTCTTCGCCAGCGTCCGCAGCCAGGGCCTGCTCACCCTGCCGGTCCTGGGCCTGATCGCCATCTCCGGCATCTTCTACCCCATCACGGCGCTGCCGCAGTGGCTGCAATGGATCGCACAGACCTTCCCGATGTACTGGCTCGGCCTCGGCATGCGCTCCGCGCTGCTCCCCGCCGACGCCGTCGCCATCGAGGTCGGCCAGTCCTGGCGCCACCTGGAGACCATCGCGGTCCTCGGCACCTGGGCCGTGATCGGCCTGCTCCTGGCCCCCGTCGTCCTGCGCCGCATGGCCCGCCGCGAGTCCGGCTCCCGCGTCGCCGAACGCCGCGAGAAGGCACTGCAGCGCATCGGCTGA
- a CDS encoding ABC transporter ATP-binding protein: MATGEVVLDVEGLRMRYGPVDVLRDVTFQARQGEVVCLLGPNGAGKTTTIEILEGFRTRSAGRVEVLGTDPARAGEQWRARVGIVLQSWRDHGKWRVRELLRHLGMYYVAYSTETVQRPWDVDLLIEAVGLTRQAGHKVRTLSGGQRRRLDVAIGLVGRPELVFLDEPTAGLDPVARHGFHELIEGLVDEGGTTVLLTTHDLAEAEKLADRIMVLDRGRIVADGTAAELARKIAGEDEVRWDRDGQSFRHTATDSTRFVFELFKQYGETIENLEVRRASLEDTYLTLVRRAESADHTEGGDR; the protein is encoded by the coding sequence ATGGCCACAGGCGAAGTGGTGCTCGACGTCGAAGGGCTGCGCATGCGGTACGGCCCCGTCGACGTCCTGCGTGACGTGACCTTCCAGGCGCGTCAAGGCGAGGTGGTGTGCCTGCTCGGGCCGAACGGCGCGGGGAAGACCACCACGATCGAAATTCTTGAGGGGTTCCGCACACGGTCGGCGGGACGGGTCGAGGTGCTCGGCACCGATCCGGCGCGTGCGGGGGAGCAGTGGCGCGCACGGGTCGGGATCGTGCTCCAGTCGTGGCGGGACCACGGCAAGTGGCGGGTGCGTGAGTTACTGCGGCACCTCGGCATGTACTACGTGGCCTACTCCACCGAGACGGTCCAGCGGCCGTGGGACGTGGACCTGCTCATCGAGGCCGTCGGGCTCACGCGGCAGGCGGGACACAAGGTCAGGACGCTGTCCGGGGGCCAGCGCCGGCGGCTGGACGTGGCGATCGGGCTCGTGGGCCGTCCCGAGCTGGTGTTCCTCGACGAGCCGACGGCGGGTCTCGACCCGGTGGCACGGCACGGCTTCCACGAGCTCATCGAGGGGCTCGTCGACGAGGGAGGCACCACGGTGCTGCTCACCACCCACGATCTCGCCGAGGCCGAGAAGCTCGCCGACCGCATCATGGTGCTCGACCGGGGCCGCATCGTCGCCGACGGCACGGCGGCGGAGCTGGCCAGGAAGATCGCGGGGGAGGACGAGGTGCGCTGGGACCGCGACGGCCAGAGCTTCCGGCACACCGCCACGGACTCCACCCGGTTCGTCTTCGAGCTGTTCAAGCAGTACGGCGAGACCATCGAGAACCTCGAGGTGCGCCGCGCCTCACTTGAGGACACCTATCTCACCCTGGTGCGCAGGGCCGAGTCCGCGGACCACACCGAAGGCGGAGACCGATGA
- a CDS encoding dihydrofolate reductase family protein, whose amino-acid sequence MRIVIVEFMTLDGVVQAPGGVDEDTDGGFANGAWSIPFFDNEVVGGLFDGGLATAEALLYGRRTWQGMSVAWPPRAGDPFADRMNAIQKYVVSDSLSDDEMTWNTTRIPGGEALDRIRELKEKDGGDLLVMGSATLARALVEADLVDELRLAIEPVLVGGGKKIFSEGGDLRTFELVSVTTSEKGVNACVYRRVAGA is encoded by the coding sequence ATGCGGATCGTGATCGTTGAGTTCATGACCCTCGACGGCGTCGTGCAGGCCCCCGGCGGGGTGGACGAGGACACCGACGGCGGCTTCGCCAACGGGGCCTGGTCGATCCCGTTCTTCGACAACGAGGTGGTCGGCGGCCTGTTCGACGGCGGGCTCGCCACCGCCGAGGCCCTGCTCTACGGCCGGCGCACCTGGCAGGGCATGTCGGTGGCGTGGCCGCCGCGGGCCGGCGACCCGTTCGCCGACCGTATGAACGCCATCCAGAAGTACGTCGTGTCCGACAGCCTGAGCGACGACGAGATGACGTGGAACACCACGCGCATCCCCGGCGGTGAGGCCCTGGACCGCATCCGCGAGCTGAAGGAGAAGGACGGGGGAGACCTGCTCGTCATGGGCAGCGCGACGCTCGCTCGTGCTCTCGTCGAGGCCGACCTGGTGGACGAGCTGCGCCTGGCGATCGAGCCGGTGCTCGTCGGCGGCGGCAAGAAGATCTTCTCCGAGGGTGGCGACCTGCGCACGTTCGAGCTGGTCTCGGTGACCACCAGCGAAAAGGGTGTCAACGCGTGCGTGTACCGCCGGGTCGCCGGCGCGTGA
- a CDS encoding BTAD domain-containing putative transcriptional regulator: MRDAELRFEVLGPVRAWRDGAELDLGAPQRRALLAALLLHGGRPVPGDELVDAIWGDDPPRSAAQVIRSQVSRLRRVLDPAGGRAPAVIEAAGGGYVLRARGAQIDRTVFEERLSVARDARRAGDVAAQSAALREALALWSGTPLAGLRGDHAEAERTRLVELRLSAAEDLFAADIDLGRHVDAAAGLAAMAAEHPYRERVRELLMLALYRSGRQAEALGVFDETRRLLSRELGLDPGPGLREMQRRVLAGDAAAGEPVAVATGAGCRPAQLPADLTDFVGREDLLRQVVAALTGPGVPVVGLTGLAGVGKTATAVRAAHMAADLFPDGRFFVELGDGPEPAEVLGGLLASFGAADVPASARDRVALWRSMTSGRRVLVVLDDVRTAEQLRMLLPGAGAVVLTARRRWYEVGGVDWRTVDGLTEAEGLALLERIAGAERVAAEPDVARRLVTKTSGQPLPIRLFGTRLVARPQWSLAVAERRIGLIEPRLPECTAIDVPYLSVYGMLTAAQARTLRLTALAGDRPVSLAEAAALLDLPPSAAEDLLEALADLHLIEIVRLGTYRLLDPVRIFGVRRALAEDTAEDRAAALARLTMAG; this comes from the coding sequence GTGCGTGATGCGGAGCTGAGGTTCGAGGTGCTCGGGCCGGTGCGCGCGTGGCGGGACGGCGCGGAGCTCGATCTCGGCGCGCCGCAGCGGCGTGCGCTGCTGGCCGCGTTGCTGCTGCACGGCGGCAGGCCCGTGCCGGGGGACGAGCTGGTGGACGCGATCTGGGGTGACGACCCGCCGCGGTCGGCCGCTCAGGTGATCAGGTCGCAGGTCTCGCGGTTGCGGCGCGTGCTCGACCCGGCGGGTGGCCGCGCGCCGGCCGTGATCGAGGCGGCCGGCGGGGGGTACGTGCTGCGGGCCCGCGGCGCGCAGATCGACCGGACGGTGTTCGAGGAACGACTGTCCGTGGCGCGGGACGCGCGGCGGGCCGGGGACGTGGCCGCGCAGTCCGCGGCGCTGCGTGAGGCGCTGGCGCTGTGGAGCGGCACGCCGCTGGCCGGGCTGCGGGGGGACCACGCCGAGGCGGAACGCACACGGCTGGTGGAACTGCGGTTGTCGGCGGCCGAGGATCTGTTCGCCGCCGACATCGACCTCGGACGGCACGTGGACGCGGCGGCGGGGCTGGCCGCGATGGCCGCCGAGCATCCGTACCGCGAACGGGTCCGTGAGCTGCTGATGCTGGCCCTGTACCGGTCCGGCAGGCAGGCGGAGGCTCTCGGGGTGTTCGACGAGACACGGCGGCTGCTGTCGCGGGAGCTCGGCCTGGACCCCGGTCCGGGGCTGCGTGAGATGCAGCGGCGGGTCCTCGCCGGGGACGCGGCGGCCGGCGAGCCGGTCGCGGTGGCCACCGGCGCCGGGTGCAGGCCCGCGCAGTTGCCGGCTGACCTGACGGACTTCGTGGGACGGGAGGACCTGCTGCGCCAGGTGGTGGCGGCGCTGACCGGCCCGGGTGTCCCGGTGGTCGGACTCACGGGTCTCGCCGGGGTGGGGAAGACGGCCACGGCGGTGCGGGCCGCGCACATGGCGGCGGACCTGTTCCCCGACGGCCGGTTCTTCGTGGAACTCGGGGACGGGCCGGAACCCGCCGAGGTGCTCGGCGGGTTGCTCGCGTCGTTCGGGGCCGCCGACGTGCCGGCCTCGGCGCGCGACCGGGTGGCGCTGTGGCGCAGCATGACGTCGGGCCGCAGGGTGCTCGTGGTCCTGGACGACGTGCGGACGGCCGAGCAGCTCAGGATGCTGCTGCCGGGAGCGGGGGCCGTGGTCCTCACCGCGAGGCGCCGGTGGTACGAGGTCGGCGGCGTCGACTGGCGCACCGTGGACGGCCTGACCGAAGCCGAGGGGCTGGCGTTGCTCGAACGGATCGCGGGGGCCGAGCGCGTCGCGGCCGAACCGGACGTGGCGCGCAGGCTGGTGACCAAGACGTCCGGCCAGCCGTTGCCGATCCGGCTGTTCGGGACCCGGCTGGTGGCCCGGCCGCAGTGGTCGCTCGCCGTGGCCGAGCGGCGCATCGGGCTGATCGAGCCGCGGCTTCCCGAGTGCACGGCGATCGACGTGCCGTACCTGTCGGTGTACGGCATGCTCACCGCCGCGCAGGCGCGCACGCTCCGGCTGACGGCGCTCGCGGGTGACCGGCCGGTGTCCCTCGCCGAAGCCGCCGCGCTGCTGGACCTGCCGCCGTCCGCGGCCGAGGACCTGCTCGAGGCCCTGGCCGACCTGCATCTGATCGAGATCGTCCGCCTCGGGACGTACCGCCTCCTTGATCCGGTGCGGATCTTCGGCGTCCGGCGGGCCCTCGCCGAGGACACCGCCGAGGACCGCGCGGCGGCCCTGGCCCGGCTCACCATGGCCGGCTGA
- a CDS encoding glycoside hydrolase family 16 protein, with amino-acid sequence MRKPRLLLVAMAMAVALSGGLVAGGVPARAAIGPVVWSDEFNGASGAAVDGSKWKFDTGGGGWGNNELQYYTNSTRNVYQDGQGHLAITARKENPSNLQCHYGTCQYTSGRILTADRFTQAYGRFEASIKIPRGQGIWPAFWMLGGGNWPNTGEIDIMENVGSAPNTVYGTVHGPGYSGGSGVGGNRSIGAPLADAFHNYRVDWSPSLIVWYLDGSEYFRVTPANIRGNQWVFDHPFFMILNVAVGGNWPGPPNSSTSFPQTMLVDYVRVSAWTSDGGGTGTALRSNLNNRCVDIPAANPADGARLQMYDCNGTVAQQWTINGDGTVRAMGKCMDAAAAGTANGTPIQLYTCNGTSAQRFTLSGAGDLVNIAANRCVDIADRNTANGALLQLWDCTGGPNQKWTRA; translated from the coding sequence ATGCGTAAACCCCGGCTTCTTCTCGTGGCGATGGCCATGGCCGTCGCGTTGTCCGGTGGGCTGGTGGCCGGCGGTGTGCCGGCGCGGGCCGCCATCGGGCCTGTGGTGTGGTCGGACGAGTTCAACGGCGCCTCGGGGGCGGCCGTCGACGGGTCGAAGTGGAAGTTCGACACCGGTGGCGGCGGGTGGGGCAACAACGAGCTGCAGTACTACACGAACTCCACGCGGAACGTGTACCAGGACGGCCAGGGCCACCTCGCGATCACGGCGCGGAAGGAGAACCCGTCCAACCTGCAGTGCCACTACGGCACATGCCAGTACACCTCAGGTCGCATCCTCACGGCGGACCGGTTCACGCAGGCGTACGGACGGTTCGAGGCGAGCATCAAGATCCCGCGGGGCCAGGGCATCTGGCCGGCGTTCTGGATGCTCGGCGGCGGCAACTGGCCGAACACCGGTGAGATCGACATCATGGAGAACGTCGGCAGCGCGCCGAACACCGTGTACGGCACGGTGCACGGACCCGGCTACTCCGGCGGCTCGGGGGTCGGCGGCAACCGCTCCATCGGCGCGCCGCTGGCGGACGCGTTCCACAACTACCGTGTCGACTGGTCCCCCAGCCTGATCGTCTGGTACCTCGACGGGTCGGAGTACTTCCGCGTGACCCCGGCGAACATCCGCGGCAACCAGTGGGTCTTCGACCACCCGTTCTTCATGATCCTCAACGTGGCGGTCGGCGGCAACTGGCCCGGCCCGCCGAACTCGAGCACGTCGTTCCCGCAGACCATGCTCGTCGACTACGTGCGCGTCTCGGCGTGGACGTCGGACGGCGGCGGTACCGGCACCGCGCTGCGCTCCAACCTCAACAACCGCTGCGTCGACATCCCCGCCGCCAATCCCGCCGACGGCGCGCGCCTGCAGATGTACGACTGCAACGGCACCGTCGCGCAGCAGTGGACGATCAACGGCGACGGCACGGTGCGCGCGATGGGCAAGTGTATGGACGCCGCGGCGGCGGGGACCGCCAACGGCACACCCATTCAGCTCTACACGTGCAACGGCACCAGCGCGCAACGCTTCACCCTCAGTGGCGCAGGCGACCTGGTCAATATCGCCGCCAACCGATGCGTGGACATCGCCGACCGCAACACCGCCAACGGGGCCCTGCTCCAGCTCTGGGACTGCACCGGCGGGCCCAACCAGAAGTGGACCCGCGCCTGA
- a CDS encoding redoxin domain-containing protein — translation MRARLAVTGLVMAGTLGLAGCGTPARDAAPAGDAAPAPAATASTGVYDFSVATLDGGTFEGRGLAGRPAVLWFWAPWCPTCLGQAKQVNALAAGYAGKANVVGVAGLDEVPAMHEFVRMAKLSGFPQLADEQGLVWKRFGMTAQSTFVVLDADGKVTARGHLDPADLPGTLDKLLAS, via the coding sequence ATGAGAGCACGGCTGGCGGTGACCGGTCTCGTCATGGCGGGAACGCTGGGGCTCGCGGGCTGCGGCACACCGGCACGTGACGCGGCCCCGGCGGGTGACGCCGCGCCGGCCCCGGCCGCGACGGCGAGCACAGGTGTGTACGACTTCAGCGTGGCGACCCTCGACGGCGGCACCTTCGAGGGCCGCGGCCTCGCCGGCAGGCCCGCCGTGCTGTGGTTCTGGGCCCCATGGTGTCCCACCTGCCTCGGCCAGGCGAAACAGGTGAACGCGCTGGCCGCCGGCTACGCCGGCAAGGCCAACGTGGTCGGCGTGGCCGGCCTGGACGAGGTGCCGGCGATGCACGAGTTCGTCCGCATGGCGAAACTGTCCGGCTTCCCCCAGCTCGCCGACGAGCAGGGCCTGGTGTGGAAACGCTTCGGCATGACCGCGCAGAGCACCTTCGTCGTCCTCGACGCCGACGGCAAGGTCACCGCACGCGGCCACCTCGACCCCGCCGACCTGCCTGGGACTCTCGACAAGCTGCTGGCGAGCTGA
- a CDS encoding aminoglycoside phosphotransferase family protein: MHAGQLTVTVETVRALVDQRFPEWRALPVRRVAGPGTVNAIFRIGERFAARFPLRPGDAGETRRLLAAEAEAARELAACTRFATPEPVALGEPGAGYPLPWAVQTWLPGVVAADEDPGGSVAFAHDLAGLIGELRAAGTGGRTFAGTGRGGDLRSHDAWMETCFERSEHLLDVPALRRTWQALRDVPRAGPDVMTHGDLIPGNVLVSGGRLAGVLDGGGFGPADPALDLVSAWHLLETGPRLELRRLLGCGEHEWRRGKAWAFEQAMGAVWYYVDSNPAMSGMGRRTLERIVADESS, encoded by the coding sequence ATGCACGCGGGCCAGTTGACCGTGACGGTGGAGACCGTGCGGGCTCTGGTCGACCAGCGGTTTCCCGAGTGGCGTGCGCTGCCGGTCCGGCGGGTCGCGGGGCCGGGGACGGTCAACGCCATCTTCCGTATCGGTGAGCGGTTCGCGGCACGGTTCCCGTTGCGGCCGGGGGACGCCGGTGAGACGCGGCGGCTGCTGGCGGCCGAGGCGGAGGCCGCGCGCGAGCTGGCGGCGTGCACGCGGTTCGCCACTCCTGAACCGGTCGCGCTCGGGGAGCCCGGTGCGGGGTATCCACTGCCGTGGGCCGTGCAGACGTGGCTGCCTGGTGTCGTCGCGGCCGACGAGGACCCCGGCGGATCGGTCGCGTTCGCTCACGACCTGGCCGGTCTCATCGGCGAGTTGCGTGCCGCCGGCACCGGTGGCCGTACGTTCGCCGGTACGGGCCGGGGAGGTGACCTGCGGTCCCATGACGCCTGGATGGAGACCTGCTTCGAGCGCAGCGAGCACCTGCTCGACGTACCCGCGCTGCGCCGCACGTGGCAAGCCCTGCGGGATGTGCCGCGCGCGGGGCCCGACGTGATGACGCACGGCGATCTGATCCCGGGGAACGTCCTCGTCTCCGGCGGCCGGCTGGCCGGCGTGCTCGACGGCGGCGGCTTCGGCCCGGCCGACCCGGCGCTCGACCTCGTGAGCGCGTGGCACCTGCTCGAGACCGGGCCGCGGCTCGAACTGCGCCGGCTACTGGGGTGCGGCGAGCACGAATGGCGGCGAGGCAAGGCGTGGGCCTTCGAACAGGCCATGGGTGCCGTCTGGTACTACGTCGACAGCAACCCGGCGATGAGCGGAATGGGACGGCGCACCCTGGAACGGATCGTGGCCGACGAGTCGTCCTGA
- a CDS encoding DUF6596 domain-containing protein gives MSDGVEDLLRELAPQVLGALARRYDQFDACEDATQEALLAAATRWPATGLPENPRGWLLTVATRRLLDEFRSDSARRRRETALLAATPQSALLETPAEPDVGGDETLTLLFLCCHPSLSSPSRIALTLRAVGGLTTAQIAAAFMVPEATMAQRISRAKQTIRAGGAAFTMPEAAERGERLLAVLHVLYLIFNEGYTASTGTDLTAPRLSDEAIRLTRLLRRLLPGDGEVAGLLALMLLTDARRPARTGRDGSLVPLEEQDRDRWDQALITEGVTLVTETLPKGAVGPYQLQAAIAAVHDEAKDVDSTDWPQILALYELLEHAAPGPMVTLNRAVAVAKVRGPAEGLALLATLESDPRMARHHRLLATRAFLLELSGDPAAAPTYREAARRATTVPEQRHLTLRATRLAAADDKASERAG, from the coding sequence GTGAGCGACGGCGTCGAGGACCTGCTGCGTGAGCTCGCGCCGCAGGTCCTCGGGGCCCTGGCCCGCCGGTACGACCAGTTCGACGCGTGTGAGGACGCCACGCAGGAGGCACTGCTCGCCGCGGCGACCCGCTGGCCGGCGACGGGGTTGCCGGAGAACCCGCGTGGGTGGCTGCTGACCGTCGCCACGCGCCGGCTGCTCGACGAGTTCCGCAGCGACTCGGCGCGGCGCCGCAGAGAGACGGCCCTCCTCGCGGCCACCCCCCAGTCGGCGTTACTGGAGACACCCGCGGAGCCGGACGTCGGCGGCGACGAGACGCTGACCCTGCTGTTCCTGTGCTGCCACCCCTCGTTGTCCTCGCCGAGCCGGATCGCGCTGACGCTGCGCGCGGTCGGCGGCCTCACCACCGCGCAGATCGCGGCGGCCTTCATGGTGCCGGAGGCCACGATGGCGCAGCGGATCAGCCGGGCCAAGCAGACCATCAGGGCCGGCGGCGCCGCGTTCACGATGCCGGAGGCCGCCGAGCGAGGGGAACGCCTGCTCGCCGTGCTGCACGTGCTGTACCTGATCTTCAACGAGGGCTACACCGCCAGCACCGGCACCGATCTCACCGCGCCGCGCCTGTCGGACGAGGCGATCCGTCTCACCCGCCTGCTGCGCCGCCTGCTCCCCGGTGACGGCGAGGTGGCGGGCCTGCTGGCCCTGATGCTCCTCACCGACGCGCGCAGACCCGCGCGCACCGGCCGCGACGGCTCCCTGGTGCCGCTGGAGGAGCAGGACCGCGACCGGTGGGACCAGGCCCTCATCACCGAAGGCGTCACCCTCGTCACCGAGACCCTGCCGAAAGGAGCGGTCGGCCCCTACCAGTTGCAGGCCGCGATCGCCGCGGTCCACGACGAGGCCAAGGACGTGGACTCCACCGACTGGCCGCAGATCCTCGCCTTGTACGAGCTCCTGGAACACGCGGCCCCCGGCCCGATGGTCACCCTGAACCGCGCCGTCGCCGTCGCCAAGGTCCGCGGCCCCGCCGAGGGCCTGGCCCTGCTCGCCACCTTGGAGTCCGACCCCCGCATGGCACGCCACCACCGCCTGCTCGCCACCCGCGCCTTCCTGCTGGAACTGTCCGGCGACCCCGCGGCGGCCCCCACCTACCGCGAGGCCGCGCGCCGCGCCACCACCGTGCCGGAACAACGCCACCTCACTCTGCGCGCCACCCGCCTCGCGGCGGCCGACGACAAGGCGTCCGAGCGTGCCGGATGA
- a CDS encoding YciI family protein, producing the protein MKYLLMIYGNQEKWGEVPQETWPEEIAKQDAWNRKYQETGELIGAYGLADAVNARLVRREGGAPAVTDGPYLETKEYVASFYLLDVESEERALEMAADMPWADRDPVELWPILHEAPAVP; encoded by the coding sequence ATGAAGTACCTCCTGATGATCTACGGGAACCAGGAGAAGTGGGGCGAGGTGCCGCAGGAGACGTGGCCGGAGGAGATCGCCAAGCAGGACGCGTGGAACCGCAAGTACCAGGAGACCGGTGAGCTCATCGGCGCCTACGGCCTGGCGGACGCGGTGAACGCGCGGCTGGTGCGGCGCGAAGGCGGCGCGCCGGCCGTCACCGACGGGCCGTACCTGGAGACCAAGGAGTACGTCGCGAGCTTCTACCTGCTCGACGTCGAGAGCGAGGAGCGCGCGCTGGAGATGGCGGCGGACATGCCGTGGGCCGACCGCGACCCGGTCGAGTTGTGGCCGATCCTGCACGAGGCCCCGGCGGTCCCGTGA
- the selD gene encoding selenide, water dikinase SelD yields the protein MLRLTQYAQGGGCACKIPPGELEDVLAGMGLTTPDDPSGELLVGLDTGDDAAVVRIERGTAVVSTADFFTPVVDDPYDWGRIAAANALSDVYAMGGRPLMALNLLCWPRETLPYDLAREVLRGGAEVAALAGCHVAGGHSVTDQEPKYGMAVTGLADPAKLMRNDAGRPGLPLSVTKPLGLGVLNNRHKATGEVFPEAVATMTRLNADAAEAAVTAGVRCATDVTGFGLLGHLFKLARASGVTAVLDPSAVPLLDGAREAVRAGYVPGGTRRNLDWVTPHLTGDADEETMLLLADAQTSGGLLIAGEVPGATVIGELTVRGEHVIVVR from the coding sequence ATGCTGAGGTTGACTCAATACGCTCAAGGCGGCGGCTGCGCGTGCAAGATCCCCCCGGGGGAACTGGAGGACGTCCTCGCCGGCATGGGGCTCACCACCCCGGACGACCCGTCAGGTGAGTTGCTCGTCGGGCTCGACACCGGGGACGACGCCGCCGTGGTCCGCATCGAGCGCGGCACGGCCGTGGTGAGCACCGCCGACTTCTTCACCCCCGTGGTGGACGACCCGTACGACTGGGGACGCATCGCCGCCGCCAACGCGCTCTCCGACGTGTACGCCATGGGTGGCCGTCCCCTGATGGCACTCAACCTGCTGTGCTGGCCCCGCGAGACCCTGCCGTACGACCTGGCCCGCGAGGTCCTGCGCGGCGGCGCCGAGGTGGCCGCGCTCGCCGGCTGCCACGTCGCCGGCGGCCACAGCGTCACCGACCAGGAGCCGAAGTACGGCATGGCCGTCACCGGCCTCGCCGACCCCGCGAAGCTCATGCGCAACGACGCCGGCCGTCCCGGCCTCCCGCTGTCGGTGACCAAGCCCCTCGGCCTCGGCGTCCTCAACAACCGGCACAAGGCGACCGGCGAGGTCTTCCCCGAGGCCGTCGCGACCATGACCCGTCTCAACGCCGACGCCGCCGAAGCCGCGGTGACCGCCGGCGTCCGCTGCGCCACCGACGTCACCGGCTTCGGCCTCCTCGGCCACCTGTTCAAACTGGCCCGCGCCTCCGGCGTCACCGCCGTGCTCGACCCCTCCGCCGTCCCCCTGCTCGACGGCGCACGCGAAGCCGTCCGCGCCGGCTACGTCCCCGGCGGAACCCGCCGCAACCTCGACTGGGTCACCCCTCACCTCACCGGCGACGCCGACGAGGAGACGATGCTCCTGCTGGCCGACGCGCAGACCTCCGGCGGCCTGCTGATCGCCGGCGAGGTGCCGGGGGCCACGGTGATCGGCGAACTGACGGTGCGGGGAGAGCATGTGATCGTCGTCCGCTGA
- a CDS encoding cytochrome c biogenesis CcdA family protein, whose product MPDAPLALAVAAGTVAAVNPCGFALLPAYLSLLVAGDGGRGAAVGRALAATAAMTAGFVAVFGVFGLVLTPVAGAVQRHLPWVTIVVGVLLTVLGMLLLAGRRLPGLGTLVSRGPAVGPSPLSMALFGMSYAVASLSCTVGPFLAIVVTSFRAGSLVSGVALFVAYAAGMGLTVAVAALAVALARDGLLRRVRRASPVLSRLGGALLVLAGAYVAWYGWYEIRLFNGATTTDPVITTATSVQRRLSELLDHTGPAAIAAAFAVLLTAAALLWQSHRRRRSRTTGSG is encoded by the coding sequence ATGCCGGACGCACCCCTGGCGCTCGCCGTCGCCGCCGGGACGGTGGCCGCGGTGAACCCCTGCGGGTTCGCGCTCCTCCCCGCCTACCTGTCGCTCCTGGTGGCGGGGGACGGCGGCCGCGGCGCGGCGGTGGGCCGCGCGCTGGCCGCCACCGCGGCGATGACCGCCGGTTTCGTGGCGGTGTTCGGCGTGTTCGGCCTCGTCCTGACACCGGTCGCCGGCGCCGTGCAGCGGCACCTGCCGTGGGTCACGATCGTCGTCGGCGTCCTGCTGACCGTGCTCGGCATGCTGCTCCTGGCCGGCAGGCGCCTTCCCGGCCTCGGCACGCTCGTGTCACGCGGCCCGGCCGTCGGCCCCTCCCCGCTCTCGATGGCGCTGTTCGGCATGTCGTACGCGGTGGCGTCCCTGTCGTGCACCGTGGGCCCGTTCCTCGCCATCGTCGTGACCAGCTTCCGCGCCGGTTCCCTCGTCTCCGGCGTGGCCCTCTTCGTGGCGTACGCCGCCGGCATGGGCCTGACCGTCGCCGTGGCCGCGCTCGCCGTGGCCCTGGCCCGCGACGGCCTGCTGCGCCGCGTGCGCCGCGCGTCCCCCGTGCTGTCCCGCCTAGGCGGCGCGCTCCTCGTCCTCGCCGGCGCCTACGTCGCCTGGTACGGCTGGTACGAGATCCGTCTCTTCAACGGCGCAACCACCACCGACCCCGTGATCACCACCGCCACGTCCGTACAACGCCGCCTGTCCGAACTCCTCGACCACACCGGCCCCGCCGCCATAGCGGCGGCCTTCGCCGTCCTCCTCACCGCCGCCGCCTTGCTCTGGCAGTCCCACCGCCGCCGACGTTCCCGCACGACCGGCTCCGGCTGA